Proteins from one Methyloterricola oryzae genomic window:
- a CDS encoding DUF4396 domain-containing protein has translation MEHHHHTQSTDGPATFNNLLALKATLHCLSGCAIGEMLGLLIGSALGWSNFGTVALAVVLAFLSGYAFTLIPLLNAGMGWRMAAGTALAADTASIAVMELVDNLTMLLIPGAMEAPPDTAMFWISLLASLFLAGLAAFPLNRWLIGRGRGHALAHGHHH, from the coding sequence ATGGAACACCACCATCACACTCAGTCGACTGACGGTCCCGCGACGTTCAATAACCTGCTGGCCTTGAAGGCGACACTGCATTGTTTGTCCGGCTGCGCGATTGGTGAAATGTTGGGCCTTTTAATTGGCAGCGCGCTGGGATGGAGCAACTTCGGTACGGTGGCTCTCGCGGTCGTATTGGCCTTTCTGAGCGGCTACGCCTTCACGCTGATCCCCCTTCTGAATGCAGGGATGGGATGGCGCATGGCGGCGGGTACGGCCCTTGCCGCCGATACCGCTTCGATTGCGGTCATGGAACTGGTCGACAACCTGACCATGTTGCTGATCCCGGGTGCGATGGAAGCACCGCCGGACACAGCAATGTTCTGGATCAGCTTGCTGGCCTCATTGTTCTTGGCCGGGTTGGCGGCATTCCCACTGAACCGCTGGTTGATCGGTCGCGGCCGGGGACATGCTCTGGCCCATGGCCACCATCATTAA